The Anabaena sp. WA102 genome contains a region encoding:
- the hemE gene encoding uroporphyrinogen decarboxylase, whose product MGVSLTAPLLLRAARGEVVDRPPVWMMRQAGRYMKAYRDLREKYPSFRDRSEIPEVAIEVSLQPWRAFQPDGVILFSDIVTPLPGMGIDMDIAEGKGPIIYSPIRTKQQVDQLHSLDPETALPFIKTILQALRQEVGNQSTVLGFVGAPWTLAAYAVEGKGSKTYSIIKNMAFSDPTILHQLLTKLADSIADYVRYQIDCGAQVVQMFDSWAGQLSPQDYDTFALPYQKMVFQKVKATHPDTPLILLVTGSAGLLERMPASGADIITVDWAVDMADARARLGKHVKVQGNLDPGVLFGSKEFIRDRVLDTVRKAGNWGHILNLGHGVLPETPEENVAFFFETAKNLNALV is encoded by the coding sequence ATGGGTGTTTCCTTAACGGCTCCTCTCCTCCTTCGGGCTGCTCGTGGTGAAGTAGTAGATCGTCCCCCTGTATGGATGATGCGACAAGCGGGACGCTACATGAAAGCTTACCGGGATTTGCGGGAAAAATATCCTTCATTCCGCGATCGCTCAGAAATTCCCGAAGTGGCGATCGAAGTTTCCCTCCAACCCTGGAGAGCGTTTCAACCCGATGGAGTAATTTTGTTTTCCGATATTGTCACCCCCTTACCAGGAATGGGGATTGATATGGATATTGCGGAAGGAAAGGGACCGATTATTTATTCGCCCATACGCACTAAACAACAAGTTGATCAACTGCATTCCTTAGATCCAGAAACAGCACTGCCGTTTATCAAAACGATTTTGCAAGCATTACGGCAGGAAGTGGGTAATCAATCAACGGTGTTAGGCTTTGTCGGCGCACCTTGGACTTTAGCAGCTTATGCGGTGGAAGGTAAGGGTTCTAAAACCTATTCCATCATCAAAAACATGGCTTTCTCAGATCCGACAATTCTCCATCAGCTACTCACTAAATTAGCTGATTCTATCGCTGATTATGTCCGCTATCAAATTGATTGTGGCGCTCAAGTAGTACAAATGTTCGATTCTTGGGCAGGACAATTAAGCCCTCAAGATTATGATACCTTTGCTCTACCTTATCAAAAAATGGTGTTTCAGAAGGTAAAAGCCACTCATCCTGACACACCATTAATTTTGTTGGTGACAGGTAGTGCCGGACTTTTGGAAAGAATGCCTGCTTCTGGTGCAGATATCATTACCGTAGACTGGGCAGTAGATATGGCAGATGCTAGAGCTAGATTAGGTAAGCACGTCAAAGTACAGGGTAATCTTGATCCGGGTGTATTATTTGGTTCTAAGGAATTTATCCGCGATCGCGTTTTGGACACCGTTCGCAAAGCTGGTAACTGGGGACATATCCTCAATCTCGGTCATGGTGTCCTCCCCGAAACACCAGAAGAAAACGTCGCTTTCTTCTTTGAAACTGCCAAAAATCTCAACGCTTTGGTCTAG
- a CDS encoding ABC transporter ATP-binding protein, which produces MGISPSPTKSNPEYRRRENDWRLFLRLVPYGRRHGKLLAVSMFMLVPIAVASAIKPLLVGQAISLIRKEPSTYQFLQNMPLWQGLNILIGMLLIATTLRLVLTGVQGYLVQKLGQKITAAIREDLFTHVTSLAVRFFDQTPVGKLITRLTSDVESLGDVFSTGAVGIVSDLLSMVVIVGLMFSIQWQLASLLIFILLPVTWLIIYFQQQYRRANYKTREELSTLNSQLQENIVGINIVQLFRREKFNVELFRSANQRYIKEVDISIWYDSAVSATLEWIGLIAVAGVLCLGGWLLLNQQISFGILSAFILYAQQFFEPLRNFAEKFTVIQSGFTAIERVVDILDEPIEIKDYSQPRSLNVDFEFGYINEIASKLESQDFTPVPALGEIKFENVSFAYKDDDYVIKNLDFTIHPGEKVALVGPTGAGKSSIIRLLCRLYEPTQGRILIDGVDIREIPQVELRRYMTVILQEAFLFAGDVKSNITLGDNYSFAEIQQAAEKTNVATFINQLPQGYDTQLRERATNLSSGQKQLLAFARAAIRNPQILVLDEATASLDVGTEALVQEALNQLLIQRTSIIIAHRLSTIRNVDRIFVLKRGELIEQGSHEELLQQQGFYATLHNLQMLGA; this is translated from the coding sequence ATGGGCATCTCTCCATCTCCAACTAAGTCCAATCCCGAATACCGTCGTCGAGAAAATGACTGGCGGTTATTTTTACGCTTAGTTCCCTATGGTCGTCGTCATGGCAAACTATTAGCAGTATCCATGTTCATGCTTGTTCCTATTGCTGTTGCTAGTGCTATCAAACCCCTATTAGTAGGACAGGCAATTTCTTTAATTCGCAAAGAACCAAGTACATATCAATTTCTGCAAAATATGCCTTTATGGCAAGGCTTAAATATCCTGATTGGAATGTTGCTTATTGCAACTACCTTGCGCTTAGTATTAACAGGTGTCCAAGGTTATTTAGTTCAGAAACTAGGGCAAAAAATTACGGCGGCTATTCGTGAGGATTTATTTACTCATGTGACATCTTTAGCTGTGCGGTTTTTTGATCAGACACCTGTAGGTAAATTGATTACTAGACTAACGAGTGATGTCGAAAGTTTAGGAGATGTTTTTTCCACTGGGGCTGTAGGCATTGTCTCTGATTTACTATCTATGGTAGTAATTGTGGGATTGATGTTTTCAATTCAATGGCAACTTGCTTCTTTGTTGATATTCATCCTCTTGCCAGTAACTTGGTTGATAATTTATTTTCAACAGCAGTATCGAAGGGCTAATTATAAAACCAGGGAAGAACTTTCTACACTCAATTCTCAACTTCAAGAAAATATTGTCGGTATTAATATAGTTCAATTATTTCGCCGCGAAAAATTTAATGTTGAGTTATTTCGATCTGCTAACCAACGTTATATTAAGGAAGTAGATATTAGCATTTGGTATGATTCCGCAGTTTCTGCAACCTTAGAATGGATTGGTTTAATTGCCGTTGCTGGGGTACTATGTTTAGGTGGTTGGTTATTATTAAATCAACAAATCTCTTTTGGGATTTTATCAGCATTTATTTTATATGCCCAACAATTTTTTGAACCATTGCGGAATTTTGCGGAAAAGTTTACGGTGATTCAATCTGGTTTTACGGCTATTGAACGGGTAGTTGATATTTTAGATGAACCTATCGAAATTAAAGATTACTCTCAGCCTCGAAGTTTAAATGTAGATTTTGAATTTGGCTATATTAATGAGATAGCTTCTAAGTTAGAATCTCAAGATTTTACACCCGTTCCGGCTTTGGGAGAAATTAAGTTTGAAAATGTTTCCTTTGCTTATAAAGATGATGATTACGTTATTAAGAATTTAGACTTTACCATTCACCCAGGGGAAAAGGTGGCTTTAGTTGGTCCAACTGGTGCCGGGAAAAGTTCGATTATTCGCCTGTTATGTCGTCTTTATGAACCAACCCAAGGGCGCATTCTGATTGATGGTGTGGATATCCGCGAGATTCCCCAGGTGGAACTAAGACGTTATATGACGGTGATTTTACAAGAGGCGTTTTTATTCGCTGGTGATGTCAAAAGTAATATTACTTTGGGTGACAATTACAGTTTTGCAGAAATTCAACAAGCAGCAGAAAAAACAAATGTGGCGACGTTTATTAACCAATTACCTCAAGGTTATGATACTCAGTTACGAGAACGAGCAACTAATCTTTCTAGTGGACAAAAACAACTTTTAGCCTTTGCGAGGGCGGCTATTCGTAATCCACAAATTTTGGTTTTAGATGAAGCTACAGCGAGTTTAGATGTGGGAACGGAGGCTTTAGTTCAAGAAGCTTTAAATCAGTTGTTAATCCAACGAACTTCAATTATTATTGCTCACCGTCTCTCGACGATTCGGAATGTAGACCGGATTTTTGTGTTGAAACGGGGGGAATTAATTGAACAGGGAAGTCATGAAGAATTATTACAACAACAAGGATTTTATGCGACTTTGCACAATTTACAAATGTTAGGAGCTTAA
- the rnhA gene encoding ribonuclease HI, which yields MSTQRLIQSIYTDGACTGNPGPGGWGTVVYFSDGSVHEMGDSSQHTTNNKMEMQAAIAALEFFKSSRQTEPITLYTDSKYLIDCVTKWVKGWKKNGWKKADGNPVQNQDLLEILDQLNSRLVQWEHVRGHSGNVGNERCDVIARSFANHKIPHLKQSLADFLHETLPKIGEISVVKVPNDPINSTITNKNTLESSPSASDTSTMEPSTTPTATTTNEQPTEIRVLQLRNLVETLRIADEIAEKGYLITSSELADLMGVHSSAVTSRGDEWRWRNWIVSRVRREGNQILWELERGDKIATEID from the coding sequence ATGTCTACTCAACGTCTGATTCAAAGTATATACACAGATGGTGCTTGCACAGGCAATCCTGGACCTGGTGGTTGGGGTACAGTTGTCTATTTTAGTGATGGTTCAGTTCACGAAATGGGTGATTCATCCCAGCACACCACTAATAATAAAATGGAAATGCAAGCTGCGATCGCCGCCTTGGAATTTTTCAAATCATCTCGACAAACTGAACCTATTACCCTGTACACAGATAGTAAATATCTAATTGATTGTGTGACAAAATGGGTAAAAGGCTGGAAAAAGAACGGCTGGAAAAAAGCAGATGGGAATCCCGTCCAAAACCAAGACCTCCTAGAAATTCTGGATCAACTCAATAGCCGACTGGTACAATGGGAACACGTTCGCGGACATTCTGGTAATGTTGGCAATGAACGCTGTGATGTCATTGCCCGTTCTTTCGCAAATCACAAAATCCCCCACCTCAAACAGTCATTAGCCGACTTTCTTCACGAAACTTTACCTAAAATTGGGGAAATAAGCGTAGTAAAAGTACCTAATGATCCAATAAACTCTACAATAACTAATAAAAACACACTAGAAAGCAGTCCGTCTGCATCAGATACAAGCACTATGGAACCATCTACAACACCAACTGCGACTACAACCAACGAACAACCCACTGAAATCAGGGTTTTACAACTTCGCAACTTGGTGGAAACCTTACGGATTGCAGACGAAATTGCCGAAAAAGGCTACCTAATTACCAGTTCAGAATTAGCAGACTTAATGGGTGTTCACTCCAGCGCCGTTACCAGCCGAGGTGATGAATGGCGTTGGCGAAATTGGATAGTTTCACGAGTAAGACGTGAAGGTAATCAAATTCTCTGGGAACTTGAACGTGGGGACAAAATAGCAACAGAAATAGATTAA
- a CDS encoding GNAT family N-acetyltransferase yields the protein MNYQVVNQLNETQIFELVELYKHEFWSKNRTYQGVTKMLTASDIIIALINEEKELIAFCRVLTDFVYRGVLYDVIVKPSYRKMGFGAKLLDEVVNHTQLKAVEDIALFCLPEMIPFYERWGFIYDINALKIMHQYDSVMGGIEP from the coding sequence ATGAATTACCAAGTTGTTAACCAATTAAATGAAACTCAAATCTTTGAACTTGTGGAATTATACAAACATGAATTTTGGAGTAAAAATCGGACATATCAAGGTGTTACCAAAATGTTGACTGCATCTGATATTATTATTGCTTTAATAAATGAGGAAAAAGAACTAATTGCTTTTTGTCGTGTTTTGACTGATTTTGTTTATCGGGGAGTTCTTTATGATGTGATTGTTAAACCTAGTTATAGAAAAATGGGATTTGGTGCTAAATTATTAGATGAAGTCGTTAATCATACCCAATTAAAAGCAGTAGAAGATATTGCTCTTTTCTGTTTACCAGAAATGATTCCTTTTTATGAACGGTGGGGTTTTATATATGATATAAATGCACTGAAAATAATGCACCAGTATGATTCAGTTATGGGAGGAATAGAACCATGA